In Felis catus isolate Fca126 chromosome A2, F.catus_Fca126_mat1.0, whole genome shotgun sequence, the following proteins share a genomic window:
- the LOC123381560 gene encoding uncharacterized protein LOC123381560 translates to MEGVVWPQAEGHLDHQKLDEREGRQPLSTLSWDFASRMRINSWRFRPHPCVCVCVCVCVCVCVCVTAAPGGSHAQGRSPCPQTPSVATCYGTLPCWSVGAAAESLGAASIVIKCHLLLQCCYVQDSSPGQLQGGLLKNIPRNPASCGDIWIKSFFLKSFFFFFFLKTSYLEALSTLPRNRGSPLPPPRLLTWNTKSGSGGGGGRSSWAPTHETRSRVGGELRQAPQKTHETHTEGGVSKESPSRALGSSQTPGQSPSVLGGEPPSGRPQGTSGWEAALDVLPGASLAGAQLPSLGESQGSGSASGWCAAVNPGVHTTRVGVGVQGGAQQA, encoded by the coding sequence ATGGAGGGAGTGGTGTGGCCACAAGCTGAGGGCCACCTGGACCACCAGAAGCTGGACgagagggagggcaggcagcCCCTCAGCACCTTGTCCTGGGACTTCGCTTCCAGAATGAGAATAAATTCTTGGAGGTTTAGGCcacatccgtgtgtgtgtgtgtgtgtgtgtgtgtgtgtgtgtgtgtgtgtgtgtgtcacggcTGCCCCTGGAGGCTCGCACGCCCAGGGCCGCAGCCCCTGTCCCCAGACCCCCAGCGTGGCCACCTGCTATGGGACCCTCCCCTGTTGGTCTGTAGGCGCAGCAGCTGAGAGCCTTGGGGCAGCCAGCATTGtcataaaatgtcatttattgcTACAGTGCTGTTATGTACAGGACAGCTCTCCAGGTCAGCTTCAGGGAGGATTGCTTAAAAACATCCCAAGGAATCCAGCCAGCTGTGGTGACATCTggataaaatcatttttcttaaagagcttttttttttttttttttttgaaaaccagtTACCTTGAGGCACTCAGCACACTTCCCCGGAATCGTgggtctcccctccctcccccaaggcTGCTTACATGGAATACAAAGTcgggtagtggggggggggggggcagaagctCCTGGGCCCCCACCCATGAAACCAGAAGTAGAGTAGGAGGGGAACTGAGGCAGGCTCCCCAAAAGACACACGAGACCCACACAGAGGGGGGCGTCAGCAAGGAGAGTCCCTCTCGAGCCCTCGGCTCCTCACAGACCCCTGGCCAGTCTCCATCAGTCTTGGGTGGGGAACCGCCCAGCGGGAGGCCCCAGGGGACCTCGGGATGGGAGGCAGCTCTGGATGTCCTGCCTGGTGCTTCCCTTGCAGGCGCCCAGCTCCCTAGCCTCGGGGAGTCCCAGGGCTCCGGGAGTGCGTCAGGCTGGTGTGCTGCGGTGAACCCCGGGGTCCATACGACCCGTGTGGGTGTGGGGGTACAGGGAGGAGCCCAGCAGGCCTGA